The DNA segment gcgggtaggatcctcctttctctcttccagaactcgtacaaaggctggaagggaaaattcttcagggtatGCTGCGCCAAGCATGACCCTACAACCTTGgatggctttcccctgtactggacagagcACCCCAAGCTGCTCAAGGCCAAGGCCCTGAatgagctatcccctgctgatagggaggtatgcaaggccttggctggcctggggattgtcttcgacacgctgaagctcatcgcaagcgagtacaatgcccactccctgaccacctactttggtagggagactcCTCTCTTATTGTCTTCTGTTATCTGCATTTTACTGCTTCATGCTTGCTCTATTGGCCTCTTCCACCTGTTTTTCCTTCGTGCTAAGTGCCTTATGTCTCATTCATCTACGCGTTTTGTGGGTTTGTATAACTGCTTTGGTCTTAACTTTTGCTATTTGGTTTACCTGAACGTAGGATCGATGATGGATCCCTCCAAGAGGATGGTTTtggcgaaagcgatgaaggcCGCTCGTGTTGCCAAGGttggcgcctcctccgcccctgctgctgacccAAACCCCTCATTCACCCTGCCTTTACCACCACCAACCACTACCGAagccccactaggctcatcttcaccatcCTCACATAGCCCCCAACCACTTCACACATCCGGCTCTCCCCCGCCCATTGCTGTCGTCCCACTGGTCGTGGCTTCATCACctgctccaaccccccttgacaaaggaaaaagggtgttGGAGATTATCTCCGATGACGAAGACTCTGACGGTGGGCtagtcttcaagaggagaaaggcTGCGAGGGTTCCCATTCTGCCagcggcgtcgccccagggagggaattccttcagggacaaccctccaagtgctACCTCTCTCCCTCCCACAATGGTCCAAGAGGAAACAGGCGAAGGGGCCGAATCTGCTCCACCCCCACCACCGGCAGAGGTCTCCGTTGCTCCCGCCTCCGTCGCCGCCACCCCAGATCTTattgccatccctcctccaatcatgcatctgatgaggggcttcagcgggggatcaatgccagaaggctccgacaggaaggagggaatgcccttctacttgggagccttcttggcggtggcccttgaatggcgtgcCCAAGCCAGAAACGCTGTTTTGCAgactcaaaccctccaggccttggaaacaagggtagctgccctggaggaggaaaagaaaactttgGGATGCCAAAACGAGGCCTACCAAACCACTTTGAAGCTAGCGCAAAAGGCCAAAGAGGAGGCTGAaaaacaactggcagaggcggtgGAGCTTCAGGCCGActtctacactcgggaagtcaccctccaagttcaggtaacaagcctccaagacatagtcgaagcttacgaagaagttcaaaaggacttgaaggaccgaTGCTGTGGGCAGGCTGACGAACTGGAGCGGATGGAGAGGGAGATGGCTACTCAGGCCAAGGctttgggccttctccaggttgactacgacaaactgcaaatcgaggtcagccggctccgtgtggagaaggaggctttggagaagcaggtagcttttagggacgccaccattgaggagTTCGAGAAGGACAAGAAGACCCTTATCAATGACATtgcgggcaccttcgaggaggggttcaaagaggctctggcccaggccGTCTGCGAGAACCCGGGAATCGACGTttccaactgcgattccactcatcacatcgttgacgggaaggtcgtgcccttggagcTGGATGATTGAACCGCCGCCCTCGACCACCACCTTATTCCTTTGCGCTTTGTCTTGTTTTTGACcctctttgataaacttgtaattctttgaactatttgCACTTTCGTCACAACTGTGGGTTTTGCATGACAATTTTTGTACCTTTGAGTTATCGAATTCCGCCTGTATGATTTTACCCTCATTTTTTCGCCTTCATGAGCTTCGATCGTTTTGCCTGTACTCTACCCGTTTCTTTCGCTGCGTTGGGCGACCCTGTATGCCCGACGCCTATGCTTCGTGAAGGCGTCAGTGGCTTTACCATTGCCGCAACGCGAAAGTTGAGACCTACTCCGGGTCCTAAACACTTGGGATAAGGTCACgcgtcgatgcccacgcccgtggagaggcttgcctaacggagtcgtatcgtccatggggtgtctcaaacaccaaagcgatttgtcccttgattcttggtgcccggcacccacgcctaaggagaggcctactacagcagcgccgtatcgtcccagggtgtctaaaaacgccgagtgctctggggggtcgttccctccgtggtctttccttcccatgggtgtcggggaacaaccctgccagcggtccactggcgtttggcgatctcatctccctccgcggtctttcctacctgtgggtatcggggaggcgacgccgccagCAACTAGTCTCAACTTCTTCAatttcatctccctccacagtctttcctacctgcgggtatcggggaggcgacacTGCTGATACTTGTGTTAACTCCTCCTGCTGGCGTTAACCCTCTGCCCcttcatgctggcgtcgccctctGTGCCTTCCCTGGCGATGCCTTGGGCGTTAACTTTACCTTGGCGTTGACTTTAACCTTGGTcctggtcgacgcctggggatagcgaagagctcaaggtttcgccTGTGCTATCCATGTGGCGCTTCTCGTATGGCCGATGGGACGTTCAGCCACTTGACTTGGtcctgacattttctgtgcctctgacccactttcgacggcgtatcgtaccctcgggcattctgtcgatacgacgttttctgagtaTTAACTAGTGGTGCCAAGGTCATCCTCCCatcctctgccacgtggctcgatcgcacggtgcatccatttgcgtcgtttggcgctataactgcaacacttccatttgcgtcgtttggcgctctaaccgcaatatttaGCTCTTCCAAATCTTGAACCTTTCCTCATCATTCCTGCGCctttcgtaacctacttgcaccctttctcttctcgcgAAGAGTTCTTCTAGTGTTCGTTCCAACCAGCGTTTTACCCTTGCATTACCAGTGGGCCACTCACCTCCAAACCTCCCAGATTCTGTTCAGGCATGTCTTCTCGTGTTCCTCCTCCCagggttaaccccaaggacctgcATACTTGGGCCTCGAGCGAGCTCCTGGACGAGTGCTCGTGCCTGCTCCtatgatcaccgtgccttcgcgaagaggcacgacgacgatattgctgtgctcccttgcactctaggggagtcagtatgcggagacgaacgggccaacgacggggtccccttcttttatttctatcaggtggttttcaagaccatcggcgtgcgcctgcccttctccaggtttgagagggaactgctgacagagatcaatgctgctccggcccagttatatcctaatagctgggctttcgtcaaggcctttgacatccttttcggttttctgggttgtgcaccctcggttgatatctttcttcacttctttgaggtgaagaggcaaaggaataaCCTCCGGGTGACCctcagtaacgttcctggcagggttctcctgacccctttccaaaactccttcactgggtggaagggcaggttcttcAAAATCTGTTGCTCTGACCTCGTTCCCTCCGCCCTatatggttttccactgtactgggtgagggagacgagggccctcaaatccaaacccttcaagaagctagccccgaatgaccaggtggtttgccggatccttgctgaggcgggaggttttgactccgccaccttgatcagtttggagttcaacgctggaaccctagagaagtatatatgtatgagtcactgccctagaaacttccgcctttGGTGCTTTCTAactgtgtgtgttttgcttcatggtgtctctacaCGTTCATCtctcttggtgcaggttcgaagataaaccaagagcggaggtCACGACTTACCCGGGCTCTGCGgactgagagcggggcttcgtcttcctcctgtGCTGACTCCGACGGCCACTGAAGAATGGTTCGTTTGTGTTTTTTGTATGAGCACAAGGCttgtaatgtttgccctattcGCATTACTCCCATTTGTCTCGAACACTGCTTGTAAATTTAATTCTACTATACCATGTTTCCgtaacgccgctttactttTGCACACACCTCATATACTGTGCGTttttcctccgtcatgtttcTTAGCGGCGCCTGCGCTTGGGCGGCGCCttctaccttggcgacgctttcttcttggcgacgctttcccttggcgacgctttctcttggcgacgccttctttcttggcgacgccttctcttggcgacgccttctcttggcgacgccttctcttggcgacgcctttcgcCGCTTCAAACTGGGAAAAGATAAAGACTAAAAACCAAGGCAAggtttttctcaaacttgttttttcttttatttgggtgacctcattaaaaaaccccggaaagggaaaaagagcgtcccctttaacaagacCGTTACATCGCTGCTTACAtaaatcaactaaaataaaacttcaggttggctgcattccaactccgcgggatgggacccccctccaaggtctctaggttgtacgaaccgtttcccttagcctcagtaattctgaagggtccggtccacttgggagacagcttattctccagttcgtatggatgagccttcctcataactaggtcgccaatctgaaactgccgtggctttaccttagagctatattgtcgctctactcttctctttaccgcttgggcttttattctggcttcctccctggcctcgtctagtagatccaggttcacccgcctttcttcgttggattcctcaaccacaaagttttgaaaacgtggcgagctttcgtgtatttctaccgggatcatcgcatccgacccatgcaccaaactgaaaggcgtctccatggtagaagattggggcgtggtatggtatgcccatacaatccttggtacttcctccgcccacgcccctttggccttctctagccttctcttcagtcccctcagcaaaactctgtttgctgactctacttgcccgttagtctgagggtgttcgactgatgcgaacacttgcttgatgcctacctcagcacacaggtttctcaactgctgactagcgaactgggttccattatcggatatcagccgcctaggtacgccaaaacggcacacaatgttcttccacacaaagtgttgcaccttgtgcgcagtgatctgggccacgggctccgcctctatccacttggtgaagtacttgatggcaacgatcaagtacctcatttgccttatcgccagtgggaacggacctaggatgtcaatcccccaggtatgaaaaggccacgggctgtatatggatcgcagctcttctggcggcgccttgtgccagtcagcgtgtttttgacattgcttgtagtgctgggcgtgtcgcgcgcaatcctcttccccctacgtggctcccacaaatgccttcgtggagctccgccattattctggtacactcgtcgccacttacgcacgttaaaatagggtgagtgaaaccgtgcctgaacaacactccgtccaccagagtgtatcttgcggcatttctcttgaccttcttaccctcttcaggctccactgggagagccccatccgccaggtaccgtctgtatggcgtcatccaggtgtctccttcggctagGGCACATACCTGCATCTCGCCTTCCTTcttcgggcgtgtccgcgtatgtgctgatgcggggcgtcttcagcgtatcttgggtcaaagagtgATGACTCCTTGGACTCCCTCTTGATGTACAGATCTGGGGGACATCCACCcagttatcttccacgaatttacgcggagctttgagcgtctcttggatcactgtcctctgtctaccccccttgcctgagctggccagcttggcaagcaggtcggctctggcattctgctcctttgggacatgtatcaactcaagagcgttaaatgctcccttcaatagttggaggtatttcagatacgccgccatctgcgggtctttcgcctggaactcacccgacacctgcccagTAATCAACTGGGAaatcgcttttcaccaagagattttgcgcgcccatctccttggccaggagcattcctgcgatcagagcttcgtattcagcctgattattacttgccttaaaggcgaagcgcagagcttgctcaatcagcacgccattgggtccctccaagactattcccgcaccactcccttgttggttggatgagccatcaaccgagagcaaccactgtgagcccacctccacctcttgtacacctccgggcgagagttctgccgCAAAATCTGCATatacttgccctttgatggatcctctaggctcatactggatgtcgaattctgacaactccaccgcccagcgcaccattcttccagccacgtcaggcttctgcagcaccttttgtatagggaggtttgtcatcactaccaccgtaaagctgtggaagtaatgacggagcctcttggctgaaaacaccactgctaatgctgccttctccaacgcctggtatctcgtctccgcgccttgtaatgccttactcacgaaataaatgggcttttgactttggtcctgctcctggaccagcacagagctgatagcccgctctGTCACCGTgaagtacagccggaggggcacgcctgttaccggtttgcagaggaccggtggcgtcgccaggtattctttcaacttaatgaaagccgcttcgcattcgtcagtccatgcaaagcgactatttctcttgaggcactggaaatatgggtgccccttctctcccccggcggaaacaaaccttgagagcgccgtcatccgccccgtcagctgctgcacttcctttactgacgtcgggcttcgcatggcgataatcgctgcgcatttgtcggggttcgcctctattcccctctccgtgagcatgaaacctaggaacttaccggcctctaccccaaagacacacttctcagggtttagttTGAGGCGATATTTGGATATAGTGACTAACAACTCCTCTAGGTCTGCCACGTGTTGTTCCCTATCCTGCGATGCCAGtaccatgtcgtccacgtaggcgtatacattccttcctaacatgggcgctagaaccttgtccatcagcctttggtaggtggcgcccgcgtttttcagcccaaaaggcatcaccttgtaacagtaactgcaagtctctgtcatgaatgcagttttgctctcatctctcgggtgcattttgatctggttgtatcccgagaacgcatccaggaagcttagcaccttgcagccggatgcactatccaccaacgcgtcgatgctgggtagtgggtacgagtccttcgggcacgccttatttaagtccgtgaagtccacgcacatcctccacttcccattcgcttTCTTCACCAGGACAACGTTggctaaccactcagggtattgaatctccctgatgtggccagcactcagcagcttctgcgtttcctcctttaccaccagctgcctctcctcgttaaactttctcctcctttggcgcacggggcggaccgtggcatccatgctgaggtgatgacataggaaatccgggtcgatgccgggcatatccgaggcagaccatgcgaaggcatccaagtggcgtgcaatcacctctgccaccccctcctgctcttcttggctcagcaaacgccctaacttaaacgttttgccgccaatctccctctccacggcgttagccgccGGTTGGTCCCCGCTATCATCCTGaatgggcgccgcctcttccacgggcgccgtaTCGTCAGGTCCCTCCCCCATGAGTGTATCTACCTCGGGCGTCGCCCTCACGGGTGTGGCCTCGTCAGGCGTTGTCccggcgggcgtcgcctcaatcatcaaTGTGTCCACACTGGGTGGAcgctcaaacaccatgaacacgcttttcttcgttttcaggctgttttcataacacttccgcgcctcctcctgatctgacttgataactatcaccttgccgctgaggtccggcagcttcatcttcatatggcgcgtggaggctactgcgttcagcctattcaacgccggtctgcccaacaaaatgttgtaggcggagtgggcgttcacgaccaagtaccggatgctttcggtatgcgaggcctctccatccgtgaacgtagtcctcaactccatgTAGCcgcggacttccacctggttgtccgcaaacccatataggcaccctgtgtagggcctcaaaaggtcgggagacaaacgtaacttgttgaatgtcgaccagaacatgacgtctgctgaacttccctggtcgacaagaaccctgtgcacctttcttccagccgtgacaaccgaaatgaccacgtctcgaagatcccctctcgtgaacacgaggtccgattcccacggctcacccgagatcctttcttcgatcgagttgacccccctcgcgtatttctttcgctgggaggcggtgggtcctccgccggaaaaacctccagcaatggtgtgaacctcgccgagaacgggcatctcgtgcgcttgctCCTCTGTTGGCGCCGGCAGGGCGGCGGTCGTGGCGGGTTCTGCGAcgtaatccttcaaaaacccgctTCTCACCAGCTTATCAAGTTGGTAACCCAACGAGAGGCAGTTGTCAATGTGATGACCAAAGGCCTCGTGGAACTCgtaccaagagtctttccgtggccctaacaccttgtcagttttcgccggtcacctcaacctctcagctatattaggcacggcaatcaggtccttcaactccactacaaagttgtacctcgccggcctTGCCCTTTCTCTGACTGGGCGAtcccctcctgctggaccccggggttGGGGTTTTCTGGCttcataggggcgtctcccctctgacttcttccttcccgtcgttgtctcgttgaccctgacgggctgAACCCGCGTGTGtgccctcgggcgtgagggcacgacgctggttcgcttctcgcacacctctCCTTCGGAGGCGATATGTTCCACTGCCCGACGCTGGatttcagcaaaagtccttGGGCGATTTCGAATAATAGATTCACATAAAGGGTCGGGACACACGCCTTTCCTGAAGGCATACACAATCATAGGCTCCTCCGACGTGCCTACTTTCACCACTTGGGACCCGAAGcggttgatatactccttcaaactctgcccttggtattgcttcacatcaaacagatcgtaggagaccggcggcggggccctgTTCGCCAGGTATTGCTCTCTGAACAACTCGGACAGCTGCTGAAAATAGGTGATATGGCCGCTAGgaaggctgataaaccaatccatggccattcctgtcaaagtgctcatgaagagcttgcatcttgcGGCGTCAGAGCCGCTTACTAACACCatttgtgtgtggaacgtgagatgcgcctcggggtcctccatcccggtgaaaatcgccttgggccctgcgaaggtgttggggatcgccgcatctaggatctcctACGAGAAGAGaatggaaaactcccttggtggggtgagatgCTCCATCTCTTCGTTCTCGCATTGCCCCTGGTTGTTCCTcagaccccggcgcaactcctcattaacgcgacggagctcttcgttcctcacgtgcgaggcgtcgagatccgcctgcatgcgttcttgttctatcttcgactccgccatatcatcctgcagccccctcattatctccaggacctgctgcatggacatttcttCTCCCACAGCGCGTGCGGTAGCTCGTCTAGTGGTggccattcttcactgttttctCAATCGTTATCGTGACCTGATAGATCTTTTCAAACTTGCGATGGGAccaatgttttatatcggccccacggtgggcgccaaatgttccgtccggttgacctgggacgtcttcgtgcgcgacctcgaccatcagctagggactccttcccactggttacctatggattcctgcaaagaaggacaaaagggcgccctagcggtcgtttgcactccgacgctcaagtcagccagcaagaaacaccaaaaactatgcacctccgtagcggagcaccgcgtatggcactctgaaggtggtaaaagggaaactgtgtctagtgtatattttctccctctggcaaagatctttccccagtcccttgtacgtaacctcaaggctcgagcaagcaactagagagtttctgaaaaatttgccaaaagttcgaaccccgtttccaacattcaaagcggtatttaagctactcccgcattcaaagcgccttaaaacgcatttaattataaaacgtagcgcatttaagacgtttaaaacgcttgggagcatttatagtaccttaaacgctccaaacggaaactgtattaaataactttaattaccttgtacctgacgaaatggcgtttctattctaacctggctgttgtacacgtggagggcctcacaacgccgtgaccccatctgggggcatttcttcgtgtgagtcctcttacctgggagtgcatctgcgctagaggtgactttttgggtgccaactcatgcccccaaacatctagtcactcactttgagagcgtatatgccttcctctcgtaccctgcacctggctaccctgggcgtgaccctcttcttgagtcgtatctatcccaagggcgtctctggggcggcaggggcacttcacgagtcaggctgccctacactggcgctatcactatggccttgaagccacctttctcttctctttatcactaccccggattatcgggacttgaggccttcccacggcgtcgctccctccatggtctttcctacccatgggtatcggggaaccacactgtgattgccttgccttagtgatatttgaccttggcgacgccctggttgggcgacgccttaactgggcgatgccttaactaggcgacgccttgaccttggcgacgcttcctcttggcaacgctggcacttggcgtctcttcacctaggcgacgccttatgttgactttgaccccagacgttgactttgaccttgactttgtcaacacccggatacgggacggtacaatatattattattatataatgttattaaaaattgtaattttattattttgttttaagtaGGATTTTGAACCAAATTTATTGAGTACATGAAAAAGAACTTGTAACCACtatattaaaactatttagTGGTCATATTATGATTTCTAGTATTgtaattatgattattataaatttgtgtCCAATTAGTAAAGAATATCATCGACGAATAATATTGGTGCATAATTACCGACTAATcttatcaataaatattattCGTTGATAAAATTTGtcgataataaaaaaatattgacgaACAAAAATATGTCAGTAAATTAGTATTTTGTTAAAATGAACTCTTGGAGATTATAGGAAGAGACGTAGATCTATTAACGACACAAAACACttttaagatatatatatatatatattatttatatattatttagcattttttaactttagttctactttttctgttttaaaacaaaatatttgagaattattaattttttaacttattcATTTCTAGTAAAACATAGTTTCTTTAACATTCTTTGATTCCATTTGGCACATAAACATGATTGctttatttatgaaaaagatTGGTCGTTATCCTTTCATTCTTCTCACTAGGAATCTGGTTTTGGGGGTTGAGACGATATAAACTTCCAGTTCTTTTGTTGTGTCTAGTGAATGTGATATGGAAGAGACACATCTTCATTTAAGTGTATTTATAGGTTTGATCCCTTTAATACATGTTAGattatttgattttgtttaatGCCTTAACTTTGTCTGCTCGACTTTCGTTTGAAGCCTTGATCTTAAGAATTAGAAATTCATCTTCAAGATATGAAGTTTCTTATCAGTATGAGTAAAACTATCTATTTGAGAAAAGTCCAACACTGTAATTTTGATTAAGTGCTAAAAATAACAAAGTGTAAAATATGGTCATACTTCATTTGTAAGATGTAAGTGTTTGTTCAAATAACTGGTCATGTAAGACACAAATGTTTTGTTGATCAGACAACACAAGACTATGTAGTCTTGTTTTCACATTTGATAATAATTGTGATGCTCGGGTGATACACACATAGTCTTAAGCTAATAGTATTTCACGAATATTCATATGTTTGATCTGTTGAAAATGAAGTTTTTATGCTTCTAAATCCATGAAGACAACTTGAAGACTTTGTTGctatgtttagggtttagttttAGGTTGTTTAGAATTTGTTAGATCCACTCTTAATCAAAATCACATTTGAATCAATctggttttaaaagaaaaatgtttttcaaagctaagtgaaaaacaacctgttgatttatcgttttaatcggttgtttttccttagCCTATGTGAAAggtttttttaactattttggTTTTGGTTGGCTTAACTAttaaaccaattcaaccggttaaatcgacatttcaaccggttgatttttgaatttcttaacaGCTTTTCATAAATATGTTATATCTGTTTTCAGTTATTTACAAACTATTTTGGCTCATGTTTAACTGATTAAAACAGCTAGTTTGATGAGCTATAAAGCTAAGATTACCCTTCCTATTTCAAAACAACAAAAAGTGATTCAGAAAAAGATTTTTTGAAAGTTTGGATTCAAGAAAGAAAGATTGCCTTGAGTTGTGCTTTGGTTAAAGAGTGGATTATGAGCAACTGCGATTTCCTGTAATCAGGTATAATATGTTCCATATTctcttgtaattgtttttcCGGTTGAATATTTGTAATCTGTGTATCTGTAAAGTCAGAGGGTTGTTCTGACTGTGTGTGAAGTCAAAGAGGGTGTGTTTTCTTGAGtggtcaagatcacctctttgagggtgtggtgtgttgtaatctgttgttggttacctagtggaatacccagtggttttctagGGAATAGATGTAGCTTTGGtaaggagtgaaccagtataattgtttgtgtgatcttctctttctctctcactcatttaaaatctatttgACTTGTGATTTCATCTGTGCTgcaataaacaatcggttaaatcatattttcaatcggttatttttctgataatagttttaataaatttgttttcttggCTGATCTGATTCTTTGATCTGTAAATCATCAACAATCTTCATTCTTAGCCAgtatttgcaaaaaaaaattacttaaacaattcaccccctcttgttaaGGTTATTAATTCTTACATGATCTATGTTGTAGGGAATGTTTGTTTCTTACATATAAACAAGaagatttgaaaatatttacATCACATCACCAATCTCTTGGAACTTGAGCTAAAACTGCTTCGCTCCAATAACTCCCAAAAAGCTGCAAAAGTTTATCTGCTTCATATGACTTTGTGCTTTTCACAAGTTTGAGTAAAGGTACTCT comes from the Phaseolus vulgaris cultivar G19833 chromosome 8, P. vulgaris v2.0, whole genome shotgun sequence genome and includes:
- the LOC137825009 gene encoding uncharacterized protein, which codes for MEDPEAHLTFHTQMVLVSGSDAARCKLFMSTLTGMAMDWFISLPSGHITYFQQLSELFREQYLANRAPPPVSYDLFDVKQYQGQSLKEYINRFGSQVVKVGTSEEPMIVYAFRKGVCPDPLCESIIRNRPRTFAEIQRRAVEHIASEGEVCEKRTSVVPSRPRAHTRVQPVRVNETTTGRKKSEGRRPYEARKPQPRGPAGGDRPVRERARPARYNFVVELKDLIAVPNIAERLR